The Haloimpatiens massiliensis genome contains a region encoding:
- a CDS encoding peptidylprolyl isomerase, with protein sequence MANPIVTIKMENGDIIKAELYPEVAPNTVNNFISLINKKFYDGICFHRVIPGFVIQAGCPHGTGVGGPGYSIKGEFKSNGFKNDLKHTEGVLSMARTMAPNSAGSQFFIMVGEAPHLDGQYAGFGKVTEGMEVAQKIAATERDHRDNPMEPQVMKEVIVETFGVEYNEPEKM encoded by the coding sequence ATGGCAAATCCAATAGTTACTATTAAAATGGAAAACGGTGATATAATAAAGGCAGAATTGTACCCAGAGGTAGCACCTAATACTGTAAATAATTTTATAAGCTTGATAAATAAAAAGTTCTATGACGGCATATGCTTTCATAGAGTTATACCAGGTTTTGTCATTCAAGCAGGATGCCCTCACGGTACAGGAGTAGGTGGTCCAGGATATTCTATAAAAGGAGAATTTAAATCTAACGGATTTAAAAATGATTTAAAGCATACTGAAGGTGTTTTATCTATGGCTAGAACTATGGCACCTAATTCTGCTGGCAGCCAATTCTTTATAATGGTAGGAGAGGCTCCACATTTAGATGGACAATATGCTGGCTTTGGTAAAGTTACAGAAGGCATGGAGGTTGCTCAAAAGATAGCAGCCACAGAAAGAGACCATAGAGATAATCCAATGGAACCTCAAGTTATGAAAGAAGTTATTGTAGAAACTTTTGGTGTAGAATATAACGAACCAGAAAAAATGTAG
- a CDS encoding DUF3783 domain-containing protein codes for MDNNSSMLAYGFSDEENEILNSLCSEGSLKFKIIKNTMANMKVKDIVNGLMIEVYDKEMPEEKAILFNNIEDHKLEELIARIRANKNLGCILAVVTKTSKEWTFKELLRELLREREWYKNNSNKRA; via the coding sequence TTGGACAACAACTCTTCTATGCTAGCCTATGGGTTCAGTGATGAAGAAAATGAAATTTTAAATTCTCTATGCAGTGAAGGATCTTTAAAGTTTAAAATAATAAAAAATACTATGGCTAATATGAAAGTAAAAGATATAGTGAATGGATTGATGATAGAAGTATATGATAAAGAAATGCCAGAAGAAAAGGCAATATTATTTAACAATATAGAAGACCATAAGCTGGAAGAATTAATAGCTAGAATTAGAGCTAATAAAAATTTAGGGTGCATTCTTGCGGTGGTTACTAAAACATCAAAAGAATGGACATTTAAAGAACTTTTAAGAGAGCTTTTAAGGGAACGAGAATGGTATAAGAATAACTCTAACAAAAGGGCATAA
- a CDS encoding glycerol-3-phosphate responsive antiterminator, producing the protein MSFLKNEFYTKLQISPIIAAVNNLKKLDNAIQSPCEIIFLLKGNILNLDKIVHKVKESGKSIYIHVDLMEGFGKDEYALRYTKEKINPHGIISTKASIIKVAKDIELFAIQRLFILDNLSLNSGIATVKSIKPDAVEILPGVMNKITEKIRKEINVPVITGGLISDKEDVIGSLKAGAIAISTSKEEIWYM; encoded by the coding sequence GTGAGCTTTTTGAAAAATGAGTTTTATACGAAATTACAGATTAGTCCTATAATAGCAGCAGTAAATAATCTAAAAAAATTAGATAATGCAATACAATCTCCCTGTGAAATTATATTTTTACTTAAAGGTAATATTCTTAACTTAGATAAAATAGTTCATAAGGTTAAAGAGTCCGGAAAAAGTATTTATATACATGTAGACCTTATGGAAGGATTTGGAAAAGATGAATATGCCTTAAGATATACAAAAGAGAAGATAAATCCACATGGTATAATAAGCACAAAGGCAAGTATAATAAAAGTTGCAAAAGATATAGAGCTATTTGCCATTCAAAGATTATTTATTTTAGATAATTTATCTTTAAATAGTGGAATAGCTACGGTTAAATCTATAAAACCAGATGCAGTGGAAATATTACCTGGTGTGATGAATAAAATAACGGAAAAAATCAGAAAAGAAATTAATGTGCCAGTAATAACTGGTGGATTAATTTCTGATAAGGAAGATGTAATAGGAAGTCTAAAGGCAGGAGCCATTGCTATTTCTACTAGTAAGGAAGAAATATGGTATATGTAG
- a CDS encoding helix-turn-helix domain-containing protein produces MSRIGEKIQKIRNEKGISAKQLAKKLGVAEKFITEVELGRKVMNENLIEKASKVLGEDLNDLTMNFKEEENDEVKVVNRKLGITKEKEVSAVWGEAFSSILKAIPVYDYSLNKVLGKKTLPLVSNKIEGHSQDKVLFLAIEDDDMIGFRIAKGDIAFGHTINEVENNSVCLLEHKGERVIRQIKKLGNNKVLLISNRGNVITETAEIKNIKPLVKIDKVEIIL; encoded by the coding sequence ATGAGCAGGATCGGGGAAAAAATACAAAAAATACGAAATGAAAAAGGAATAAGTGCAAAGCAATTAGCTAAAAAACTAGGAGTTGCTGAAAAGTTTATAACCGAAGTAGAATTAGGAAGAAAGGTTATGAATGAAAATCTTATTGAAAAAGCTTCAAAGGTATTAGGAGAAGATTTAAATGACTTAACTATGAACTTTAAAGAAGAGGAAAATGATGAAGTAAAAGTCGTAAATAGAAAATTAGGTATAACCAAAGAAAAAGAAGTTTCAGCTGTTTGGGGAGAGGCGTTTTCATCTATACTAAAGGCTATACCAGTATATGATTATAGCTTAAATAAGGTTTTAGGTAAGAAAACACTTCCTTTAGTATCAAACAAAATAGAAGGACATAGTCAAGACAAGGTTTTATTTTTGGCTATAGAAGATGACGATATGATAGGTTTTAGAATAGCGAAAGGTGATATAGCTTTTGGGCATACTATAAATGAAGTTGAAAATAACTCTGTTTGTTTATTAGAGCATAAAGGGGAAAGAGTTATAAGACAAATTAAAAAGCTAGGCAACAATAAAGTTCTTTTAATAAGTAACAGAGGAAATGTAATTACAGAAACCGCAGAAATTAAAAATATTAAACCATTAGTTAAAATAGATAAAGTAGAGATAATACTATAA
- a CDS encoding S8 family peptidase: protein MFTKKTEGFLNLLNNVPLSVKEKIAQLSKNDDILKGFLELVVLYGEKGIIVKEKIENMGGVFEDLGYGFGIITISVDRLEEVGSIEEIQYIELPKILYASDLESNRASCVPQVWSLYGLTGKDVLVGFIDSGIDFTHPAFKDIEGNTRIDYIYDLSQGGKVWGKNEINRALESPNPYEIVNERDLSGHGTHVAGIACADGNIDKKYYGVAYEASIAMVKMTPEGKVNYARSTQLMRGIKFLLDKSNEIKKPLVINLSFSTNNGAHNGSSLLEKYINTICNLERISFVVASGNEGDRAHHVGGILETSQNISINIAEDERVIVLQFYKDFLDDISIEIKNPAGLVSQNIFINEEYYVGTLGDDRYYIYNSGPKPFDINGEIVITLSSQKEFILGGVWQITINSLRRTRGKYDIWMPIAEGLNPNTKFLNPNPFNTLGIPATVQGVISVGSYNYRLNSISSFSGRGEIGGDKPDLVAPGEGILSSIPMGEFDSLSGTSMAAPHVAGAAAILMQWGIVQGNDVYMYGERLKYFLLKGATRDKSDVKYPGPIWGYGKLCVKGGMDLAKGTNVFRQQVNKKSYIVEYDGDITALFNNVDFAYPLILDERYAVVYIDSDKAEDFFSKSKEIIYVEDLTHYTLNQVSPLDSANILKFHTSPFLNLRGQGVLVGMVDTGIDYLNKEFMYENDTTRIIDIWDQTLPGDSFPKDFGFGREYVSQEINNAIEAKSKGEDPYAIVNSKDDIGHGTNMAGIIGGRGINPQLVGAAPDCEFAVVKLKPDRVIPPVGAIEGKGTPVYSSINIILAIKHLYNLAKKLNMPTVIYVPLGTNEGAHDGSAIVERYIDEISKIRGIVVVTGCGNQGDGDIHTDGVLKQGEERIVEIKVDEMERDLSFEIWCKKPDKVSIGIISPSGEVVDRIPAKAQEQEEVRLVYEGSIIFVKYFIPEEITGDELIRVNIQNITSGIWRFKLIGDYIVSGRYDIWLPQRELLKNGTRFLAPSQYVTLTIPSTSNRIISCAYYNQNNNTVVAASGKGYTRDLRVKPDIAAGGVNVTTTAVGGGITTVSGSSVAAAVTAGASALLLEWGIVKGNDITMYSTKLKTYLIRGARQRTGDIYPNREWGYGQLDLDKVFISARNIKTKKRIYTNINTEQMYEENLITRKEKNIYINIPEDIYELIYNVLN from the coding sequence ATATTTACGAAAAAGACAGAGGGATTTTTAAATCTATTAAATAATGTGCCACTTAGTGTAAAGGAAAAAATAGCTCAGCTTTCTAAAAATGATGATATACTTAAGGGTTTTTTAGAATTGGTAGTTTTATATGGAGAAAAAGGAATTATAGTTAAAGAAAAAATAGAAAATATGGGTGGAGTATTTGAAGATTTAGGATATGGATTTGGGATAATAACTATAAGTGTTGATAGGCTAGAAGAAGTAGGTAGTATTGAAGAAATTCAATACATAGAATTACCTAAAATATTATATGCTTCAGATTTAGAAAGCAATAGAGCTTCTTGCGTTCCACAGGTATGGAGTTTGTATGGGCTTACGGGAAAAGATGTACTTGTTGGATTTATAGATTCGGGTATAGATTTTACTCATCCCGCTTTTAAAGATATAGAAGGTAATACAAGGATAGATTATATATATGATTTGTCTCAAGGAGGAAAAGTATGGGGTAAAAATGAGATAAATAGGGCTTTGGAATCTCCTAATCCATATGAAATAGTGAATGAGAGAGATTTATCTGGTCATGGAACACATGTAGCAGGCATAGCTTGTGCTGATGGCAATATAGATAAGAAATACTATGGAGTTGCATATGAAGCTTCTATAGCCATGGTAAAAATGACCCCAGAGGGAAAAGTAAACTATGCTAGGAGTACTCAGTTAATGAGAGGAATAAAATTTTTATTGGATAAAAGTAATGAAATTAAAAAACCGTTAGTTATTAATTTGAGTTTTAGTACTAATAATGGAGCACACAATGGCAGTAGCTTGTTAGAAAAGTATATTAATACTATTTGTAATCTTGAAAGAATTAGCTTTGTGGTGGCTTCTGGAAATGAGGGAGACAGGGCGCACCATGTGGGAGGAATTTTAGAAACTTCCCAAAATATATCTATAAACATAGCAGAAGATGAGAGAGTTATAGTGTTGCAATTTTATAAAGATTTTCTTGATGATATAAGTATAGAAATAAAAAATCCAGCAGGTCTAGTATCACAAAATATATTCATAAATGAAGAATACTATGTGGGTACACTAGGTGATGATAGGTATTATATATACAATAGTGGACCTAAGCCTTTCGATATAAATGGAGAAATAGTAATAACACTGTCTAGTCAAAAGGAGTTCATACTTGGGGGAGTTTGGCAAATAACTATAAATTCCTTACGTAGAACTAGAGGAAAGTATGATATATGGATGCCTATTGCTGAGGGTCTAAACCCAAATACAAAATTTTTAAACCCAAATCCATTTAATACACTAGGTATTCCAGCCACGGTACAAGGGGTGATATCTGTAGGTAGTTATAATTATAGATTAAATAGTATATCTAGCTTTTCTGGAAGGGGAGAAATAGGTGGAGATAAACCTGATTTAGTTGCACCGGGAGAGGGAATATTATCTTCAATTCCTATGGGAGAGTTTGATAGCTTGTCAGGTACTTCTATGGCAGCACCTCATGTGGCAGGGGCGGCGGCGATTTTAATGCAGTGGGGGATTGTTCAGGGGAATGATGTATATATGTATGGAGAGAGGTTAAAATACTTTTTGCTTAAAGGAGCTACAAGGGACAAAAGTGATGTGAAATACCCAGGACCTATTTGGGGATATGGAAAATTGTGTGTAAAAGGGGGGATGGATTTGGCAAAGGGTACTAATGTTTTTAGACAACAGGTCAATAAAAAATCTTATATAGTGGAGTATGATGGTGACATAACTGCTTTGTTTAATAATGTGGATTTCGCTTATCCACTTATTTTAGATGAGCGGTATGCAGTAGTATATATTGATTCAGATAAGGCAGAAGATTTTTTTAGTAAAAGTAAAGAAATAATATATGTAGAAGACTTAACCCACTACACTTTAAATCAAGTTTCACCTTTAGATTCAGCTAATATATTAAAGTTTCATACTAGTCCATTCTTAAATTTAAGGGGGCAGGGAGTACTAGTGGGTATGGTAGATACAGGAATTGATTATTTAAATAAAGAGTTCATGTATGAGAATGATACCACTAGAATAATAGATATATGGGATCAAACATTACCAGGAGATAGCTTCCCTAAAGACTTTGGTTTTGGGAGGGAATATGTTAGTCAGGAAATAAATAATGCTATAGAAGCTAAATCTAAGGGAGAGGACCCTTATGCTATTGTAAATAGTAAAGATGACATAGGACATGGAACCAACATGGCAGGAATAATAGGAGGTAGAGGTATAAATCCTCAATTGGTAGGAGCGGCACCAGATTGTGAATTTGCAGTGGTTAAGTTAAAACCAGATAGGGTTATACCACCAGTAGGCGCTATTGAAGGGAAGGGTACACCTGTATATTCCAGTATAAATATAATATTGGCAATAAAGCATCTGTACAATTTAGCAAAGAAATTGAATATGCCAACAGTAATATATGTACCTTTAGGAACTAATGAAGGGGCTCATGATGGAAGTGCTATAGTGGAAAGATATATAGATGAAATAAGTAAAATAAGGGGTATAGTGGTAGTTACTGGATGTGGAAACCAGGGTGATGGAGATATTCATACAGATGGGGTACTTAAACAAGGTGAAGAGAGAATTGTTGAGATAAAGGTAGATGAAATGGAGAGGGATTTAAGTTTTGAAATTTGGTGTAAAAAACCTGATAAAGTATCTATAGGAATAATATCACCTTCAGGAGAAGTAGTAGATAGAATACCGGCAAAGGCTCAGGAGCAGGAAGAGGTAAGATTAGTTTATGAAGGTAGCATTATATTCGTAAAATATTTTATTCCAGAAGAAATAACTGGAGATGAACTTATCAGGGTTAACATTCAAAATATAACTAGTGGGATATGGAGATTTAAATTAATAGGGGATTATATAGTAAGTGGAAGATATGATATATGGCTTCCGCAAAGAGAACTTCTTAAAAATGGAACTAGATTTTTAGCACCATCCCAATATGTAACTCTTACCATACCATCTACTTCTAATAGAATTATATCTTGTGCTTATTATAATCAAAATAATAATACGGTAGTGGCAGCTTCTGGTAAAGGTTATACTAGAGACTTAAGAGTTAAACCAGATATAGCAGCAGGGGGAGTGAATGTAACAACTACTGCTGTAGGAGGAGGAATAACTACAGTAAGCGGAAGTAGTGTGGCAGCGGCAGTAACTGCAGGAGCTTCAGCTTTGCTTTTAGAATGGGGTATAGTTAAGGGAAATGATATTACAATGTACTCTACTAAATTAAAAACTTATCTTATAAGAGGAGCCAGACAGAGAACTGGAGATATTTATCCTAATAGAGAATGGGGATATGGCCAATTAGATTTAGATAAAGTTTTTATAAGTGCAAGAAATATTAAAACAAAAAAACGTATATATACAAATATAAATACAGAGCAAATGTATGAGGAAAATTTAATTACTAGGAAGGAGAAAAATATTTATATAAATATACCTGAGGATATATATGAATTAATATATAATGTTTTAAATTAA
- a CDS encoding NAD(P)/FAD-dependent oxidoreductase, whose amino-acid sequence MFDVIVIGAGIIGCSVARELSKYNLNICVLEKGSDVAVGTTKANSAIVHAGHDAKPGSLKAILNRKGNSMFHKLSRELDFPFKKNGSLVVCFNEKDLEKLKELKKRGEQNGISGLKILEKNELMAMEPNLNSNIVAALYAPTGGIVCPYEMTIALAENAYTNGVDFKFNCEVLDVVKDKDEFIVKTSLEDIKGRLIINAAGVNADIINNMVSENKINIVARKGEYCLFDKVAGKTVEKTIFQLPTQMGKGVLVTPTVDGNLLIGPNAVDIEDKGNLNTTEQGLEEILEKAKLTLKSIPMRSIITSFAGLRAHSTEDDFIIGEAKDVNNFINAAGIESPGLSSAPAIAEMIEKIVVDKLNPDKNDKFNPIRKSIPKFREMSNEERKEIIKTNPLYGNIICRCELVTEGEIVEAIRRPIGARDLDGVKRRTRAGMGRCQSGFCSTKIVDILAKELNMSRMDVTKFGGKSNILLSENKR is encoded by the coding sequence ATGTTTGATGTTATTGTTATAGGTGCAGGTATTATAGGATGTAGTGTGGCTAGAGAACTTTCAAAATACAATTTAAACATATGTGTTTTAGAAAAAGGATCTGATGTTGCTGTGGGGACTACTAAGGCTAATAGTGCTATAGTACATGCTGGTCATGATGCTAAGCCGGGTTCTTTAAAAGCTATATTAAATAGAAAAGGAAACTCTATGTTTCATAAGCTTTCTAGGGAGTTGGATTTTCCTTTTAAGAAAAATGGGTCTTTAGTGGTTTGCTTTAATGAAAAGGATTTAGAGAAGCTTAAAGAACTTAAAAAAAGAGGAGAGCAAAATGGAATTTCTGGACTTAAGATATTAGAAAAGAATGAGCTTATGGCTATGGAGCCTAATTTAAATTCCAATATAGTGGCTGCTTTGTATGCTCCTACAGGAGGAATAGTTTGTCCTTATGAAATGACCATAGCTTTAGCAGAGAATGCTTACACCAATGGAGTGGATTTTAAATTTAATTGTGAAGTTTTAGATGTAGTTAAGGACAAAGATGAATTTATAGTAAAAACTAGTTTAGAAGATATTAAAGGAAGACTAATAATAAATGCTGCTGGGGTAAATGCAGATATTATAAATAATATGGTTAGTGAAAATAAAATAAATATAGTAGCTAGAAAAGGAGAGTATTGCTTATTTGATAAAGTAGCTGGAAAAACTGTAGAGAAAACTATATTTCAATTGCCTACTCAAATGGGCAAAGGTGTTCTAGTGACTCCAACGGTGGATGGAAATTTATTAATAGGTCCTAATGCTGTGGATATAGAGGATAAAGGGAACTTGAATACCACTGAGCAAGGTTTAGAAGAAATACTAGAAAAAGCTAAGCTTACGTTAAAAAGTATTCCTATGAGAAGTATAATAACATCTTTTGCGGGATTAAGAGCTCATAGTACAGAAGATGATTTTATAATTGGAGAAGCTAAAGATGTAAATAATTTTATAAATGCTGCCGGAATTGAATCACCAGGTTTATCATCTGCGCCAGCTATAGCAGAGATGATTGAAAAGATAGTTGTAGATAAGTTAAATCCAGATAAAAATGATAAATTCAATCCTATAAGAAAGAGTATACCTAAATTTAGAGAGATGTCTAATGAGGAGAGAAAAGAAATTATAAAGACAAATCCATTGTATGGAAATATAATATGTAGATGTGAATTAGTTACAGAAGGGGAGATAGTAGAGGCTATAAGAAGACCTATAGGAGCTAGAGACTTAGATGGAGTTAAAAGAAGAACTAGAGCTGGCATGGGAAGATGTCAATCAGGATTTTGTTCTACTAAGATAGTGGATATATTGGCTAAAGAACTAAATATGTCTAGAATGGATGTAACTAAGTTTGGAGGTAAATCCAATATATTATTGAGTGAAAATAAGAGATAA
- a CDS encoding peptidoglycan-binding domain-containing protein, with translation MPNEGTVQVQVFEGETYIPIEGAKVSIVQRPEDSTRQLEETTTTDTSGLTNELGLNAPSLEFSMKPSDKLPYSFCDIRVEAPGYRTLFVKDCQIYPDSLAVQQCKMEKVAPNRQGEELVDIPPNTLVGNYPPKIPEDPNKEEPKPTGGVVLPEPVVPEFIVVHAGVPNDQSAPNYTVRYKDYIKNVASSEIFATWPETTIRANIYCIISFTLNRIYTEWYRGKGKNFDITNSTAYDHAFTYRRNIYANISRIVDGIFSTYAKRPTRKQPLLTQYCDGVKVQCPGWLTQWGSKYLGDEGKVPYEILTRFYGANLEFQTAKQVRGIPMSYPGYVLKLGSSGEPVRTIQTYLNRISQDYPAIPKVIVDGIYGQSTKNAVTTFQKVFYLPPIGVVDYPTWYKISDIYVAVTKIAELQPRGGEKAVFIPPTPYTNLYHPTIEYPI, from the coding sequence ATGCCAAATGAAGGTACCGTTCAAGTGCAAGTTTTTGAAGGTGAAACCTATATACCTATAGAAGGAGCTAAGGTAAGCATAGTTCAAAGACCAGAAGACAGTACAAGACAGTTAGAAGAAACTACTACTACAGATACATCTGGTTTAACAAATGAGTTAGGATTAAATGCTCCATCTTTGGAGTTTTCTATGAAACCTTCAGACAAATTACCGTATAGTTTTTGTGACATAAGGGTAGAGGCGCCAGGATATAGAACATTATTTGTAAAAGATTGCCAGATATATCCCGATTCTTTGGCTGTGCAACAATGCAAAATGGAAAAGGTAGCACCAAATAGACAAGGGGAAGAATTAGTTGATATACCACCTAATACTTTAGTAGGAAACTATCCTCCGAAGATACCAGAGGACCCTAATAAAGAAGAACCTAAACCAACAGGAGGAGTAGTACTACCGGAACCTGTGGTCCCAGAATTTATAGTAGTTCATGCTGGAGTTCCTAATGATCAATCAGCACCTAATTATACAGTTAGATATAAGGACTATATAAAAAATGTAGCTTCCAGTGAAATTTTTGCTACTTGGCCAGAAACAACTATAAGAGCTAATATATATTGTATAATATCATTTACATTGAATAGGATATATACAGAATGGTATAGGGGAAAGGGAAAAAACTTTGATATAACTAATTCTACTGCTTATGATCATGCTTTTACTTATAGAAGAAATATATATGCAAATATAAGCAGGATAGTGGATGGTATATTTTCCACATATGCCAAAAGACCAACGAGAAAGCAACCACTTCTTACACAATATTGTGATGGGGTAAAAGTTCAATGTCCAGGGTGGCTTACTCAATGGGGAAGTAAGTATCTAGGAGATGAAGGAAAAGTTCCGTATGAAATACTAACTAGATTTTATGGAGCAAATTTGGAATTTCAAACAGCAAAGCAGGTTAGAGGAATCCCTATGTCTTATCCAGGATATGTGTTAAAATTAGGCTCATCAGGTGAGCCGGTTAGAACTATACAAACTTACTTAAACAGAATTTCTCAGGACTACCCAGCAATTCCTAAGGTTATAGTAGATGGAATATATGGACAGAGTACTAAAAATGCAGTTACTACATTCCAAAAAGTTTTTTATTTACCACCAATAGGGGTAGTAGATTACCCAACTTGGTATAAAATATCAGATATATATGTGGCGGTTACTAAAATAGCAGAATTACAACCTAGGGGAGGGGAAAAAGCTGTTTTTATTCCACCAACACCTTATACCAATCTTTATCATCCAACAATAGAATATCCTATATAG
- a CDS encoding heme NO-binding domain-containing protein, whose translation MKGTIVATWLKTCRKLYNDEIVDRAMESAGWETSRIFSPLEDVEDSKIKRVIENVASGAGLDSKKLWMEIGKSNIMSFHEDFPAFFQHENMYSFFKSMFNVHVVMTRKFKGAKPPILNINPVSNRQAIFTYSSNRGMFDYFLGLIQGSCQFFKEEIHIDELERRDDFLKLRLTFNEDIYYKKVYKFNKILSLGFIKKLEIKVAVFTFLISLIGTVPILGFQNILKGLLISLVSSVAACIGTHLLMRPKNMIEETIKQINSHNYNEDSDIETDDFFQDIFKLLKGYKEVIKADFVEFKGVTDEMNNFVNNINSISDTMRVTSEEIAGVVEQVANGAVSQAQNTEGTALALNDNVQMLKRIVESENVNKEELEKAIEKINNSYENVQKTSTNILDTLEKFQGVKNKGLDLQGRANDITDIVLIVSQISEQTNLLALNASIEAARAGDQGRGFAVVAEEVRNLAEQTKTAVEDINSNLAEFVGDIKDLVDSIGNQYDVLESETNSLEMVKEISYEANKSIQTVSSSMIKTIDELNKEADSIASIYENIESLAAIAEENSASSEEVSASVNSYTNELRKLVDNIDKFQKITQIFKGELVKYKI comes from the coding sequence ATGAAGGGGACAATAGTAGCAACTTGGTTAAAAACATGTAGAAAATTATATAATGATGAAATTGTAGACAGAGCTATGGAATCTGCTGGGTGGGAAACTAGTAGAATATTTTCTCCATTAGAAGATGTGGAGGATTCTAAGATAAAAAGAGTTATAGAAAATGTAGCTTCTGGCGCAGGTTTGGATAGCAAAAAACTTTGGATGGAAATAGGAAAGAGTAATATAATGTCATTCCACGAGGATTTTCCAGCTTTTTTTCAACATGAAAATATGTATTCTTTTTTTAAATCCATGTTTAATGTACACGTAGTAATGACTAGAAAATTTAAAGGAGCTAAGCCACCTATATTAAATATAAATCCAGTATCTAACAGGCAAGCTATATTTACATATAGCTCCAATAGGGGTATGTTTGATTATTTTCTTGGCTTAATTCAAGGAAGTTGTCAATTTTTTAAAGAAGAAATACATATTGACGAATTAGAAAGACGAGATGATTTCTTAAAGTTGAGGCTTACTTTTAATGAAGATATTTATTATAAAAAGGTGTATAAATTTAATAAGATATTATCCTTAGGTTTTATAAAAAAATTAGAAATTAAGGTTGCTGTATTTACATTTTTAATATCATTAATTGGAACTGTGCCTATTTTAGGGTTTCAAAATATTCTAAAGGGATTATTAATATCTTTAGTTTCTTCTGTAGCAGCATGTATAGGAACTCATTTGCTTATGAGGCCTAAAAATATGATTGAGGAAACTATAAAGCAAATTAATAGCCACAATTACAATGAAGACTCTGATATAGAAACGGATGACTTTTTCCAAGATATATTCAAATTGTTAAAAGGATATAAAGAAGTTATAAAAGCTGATTTTGTTGAGTTTAAAGGTGTTACAGATGAAATGAATAATTTTGTGAATAATATAAATTCTATATCTGATACTATGAGAGTTACTTCTGAGGAAATAGCTGGAGTTGTGGAGCAAGTAGCTAATGGAGCAGTGAGTCAGGCACAAAATACAGAGGGAACCGCATTGGCATTAAATGACAATGTACAAATGCTAAAGCGTATAGTAGAGAGTGAAAATGTAAACAAAGAAGAATTAGAAAAAGCTATTGAAAAAATAAATAATAGTTATGAAAATGTGCAAAAGACCAGTACTAATATATTAGATACTTTAGAAAAATTCCAAGGAGTAAAGAATAAAGGATTAGATTTACAGGGAAGAGCTAATGATATAACTGATATAGTTTTAATAGTATCCCAAATATCTGAACAAACTAATCTTTTGGCATTAAATGCCTCTATAGAAGCGGCTAGAGCAGGAGACCAAGGAAGGGGCTTTGCTGTGGTAGCAGAAGAAGTTAGAAATTTAGCAGAACAAACTAAAACTGCTGTAGAAGATATAAATTCAAATTTAGCTGAATTTGTAGGAGATATAAAGGATTTAGTGGACAGTATAGGAAATCAGTATGATGTACTAGAAAGTGAAACAAATAGCTTAGAAATGGTTAAAGAAATTAGTTATGAGGCTAATAAATCAATACAAACAGTATCTTCATCTATGATAAAAACTATAGATGAATTAAATAAAGAGGCAGATTCTATAGCTAGCATATATGAAAATATAGAGTCTCTAGCAGCTATTGCAGAAGAAAATTCCGCTTCTTCAGAGGAAGTAAGTGCTAGTGTAAATAGCTATACAAATGAGTTGAGAAAGTTAGTTGATAACATAGATAAATTCCAGAAAATTACGCAAATATTTAAAGGTGAATTAGTAAAATATAAAATTTAA